The stretch of DNA GATCCATCTGCTTTTATAACTTATAGTACAttcactacagtactgtactGAAGTACAAtctgcagtacttgtacttcCTTTTCCTGTTACTTTATACTTCCTCTCCACTACATTACAGAGGagatatttgactttttactccactacatttttcCACAGCTAAGATTCagatttgaaatgttgaaagaaatgatccgtctataaaatatgataaagtgTGAAGTTAGCCTCAGACATCAGTGTCTTCAGTATAACATCacagcatcaataaaaacacatccatcAATCAAATGATCATCATTATAAAAGTGAGCATATAGAGTAACACTCACTGTTATTGATGAAACtacataaaacagttaaaagtaGCTCCAACATAAAGCTCTACATGTTAAAGCATCACACTCAGTTACTGTTGATACTTCATGTACATTTACTTCCAATAATACTTGTGTACATGATggatgcaggacttttactagTAATAGAGTATGTTTACAGGAAGCTATTTGTACTTTAACTGAAGTCAATGATGTGAATCCTTCCAAATGCTTCTAGAAGTCATGTGAGAACTGTGGGAAGTCCTTCATGCTGCTTTTACACGTCAAAGTACAAACTGTAATCTTTGGTCTTTGTTTGCATGTTCCAGGTCTAGATGCTGTTATCAAGAGTTATTAAACAGTATAAACATCTGAATTACAAGCTTTCAGtagaaaatgactcaaatgcaacaacaacaattttatAGTAAAACACTTGAATGAATGAGCTGGAAGAATATGAGTATAACAGCCTCTATGTTACAtataaataatgactttaatTAGAGTCCTTTACAGGAAACTTACAGACCCattaaaagtgaatattaggtgttaattaaataatgttgatcatggggaaatgataaatgttgtaTTGAAGGCTTGAGGTGAAATAAATTCCATCACAGTTGTTTCATCTCAaataatctgctgctgtttgttgcatAAAGTCATTTTGTGCAGAGACTCTGTAGTCGCTCTCAGTCCTTCTGCCTGTCAGTGAATGTAAATCCTCCTCCATGCATCATGTGTGCTgctcttcacttcactgcagcttcatggcgccatctagtggactgatagtagaagtacagcagctgatggcagctttctctgcctcacactgctgtctggctgcattcacactgataTATAACAGAGAataacagccaatcacaggaggagcagctgatatttaggatgtgacaggagaaatgatgtaaaggatgatctgtgtttcctctccagatgaaggtagaaagtgtgtgtgactgatgtggatgtgacttcagcagcatggatcagagtgaggacagagaggagggagtccctccctctaaaagctctctgtgtgggggggaacatgacagccagaccaaagctcagaggtgagatgaggatctctaactgtccatcactgttctccactcacatcactccaccatcattattcacactcaaagctctgtgtgtgttgtgttgaaggacagagaagcagcacagaccagactctgctggacctggacctggacctggacctggacctggacccggacctggacctggacctggacccagctgtgtgtctatgaagagtgatcgGTCAAAGGAGgacttaatttattttaaagaacaaCGTCCGGCTGCCAAAAGGtaaactgtcactaaatattaaatgtaagtgactcagtttgtttttattgaaggtttttatcaaacttttcagatttgatcataatttagaaaaactgctgcaaaatcaaacattttactgCAATAATCCAGAATCTGTCCTGGAGGGAAGTGTTGGTGATTGAACCTGAACTCAGCTGTGAGTCCTTCAGAGCGACCGCtccaaatattattattgattttaaacaacAACGTTCATCTGATTAAAAGTAAATAGTTCTCAGTATTAAAATCAGGTTATTGGACAATATGAGTTCAAACCTCAATCAGGATAAATAGTTCTCAGTtgaattatttgacatttggaTCATTTATTGATATTTCTGATCCATAATGATCCATAATGTTGGTAATTagatcatttcagtttgttgctgtttttattaaaactatCATTTCTATTGATTGATGATCATTTTCTAGTGATGATGGACAGAGCAGATCAGTGTGAATGTTAGAGTGGGTACGAGGGCCGGGGCCCCTCATCACAGTTTacaagaaatgtctttaaaacatcAGGAAATTAAAGATGAAACTTCATTGGTTGTGTTTAATGATTGCATCATTATTCTATGATATTTATTAGATATGTTGCAGCCACTGGTTTCACCACCCAGCGAGCACGCTGACtgacccaaaacaaacacacccacaaccTTTTATTCACtatactgtattaaaatgagCCTCCACCCAAAATGTGTCTGAGTATCACTCAGCTCCTGTAAGCTCATTAAAAGTTGGTAGTTTCCTTCTCAGAGACCAGCAGCTGTGGTCAGCTTGGGTTCTTGTCAGTTTCAGAGTACACTGTTAATATTAGTCTGTGACAGGATGAGCTAAAGGAAGCAGTGTGTTAACCACATCAAACAACTGCAGGAGAAGCAATAGTATCACTAACAGGCTGAAGGACTGTCAACAGAAATGTCTGCAGAACAGAGAATTATCCAGACAGCTGCTCATCATCACAGCATCTTTAATAAAgtccaaacaaacattttattgacatgaATTCATTTGGCAGACGCTTTTATCCAAAGAGACGTCCAAATGAGGTTCAATCCAAGACAGTAGATGAAGGAGAAGCCTTAGACAATAAGAACCCAACACTCATTTACCACCAGCTGAGATTTAAGGAGTTCATGTCTTTGTGTCCTCGGCTGAGTGTCAGCTTCACCCCTCCAGGTGCTGCACACTGCACTGAATACAGCTCTACTCATACAGTTAATCATGTTTAAGGTTAACAGTGAATTCATATGATACTACCTGGATACTACTGTGTTGTGTACAGTAGGTGTATTAAATCACTGACAGATTTAGtgtcagtgtgttctgggtgcTGAGCAGAATGTATCTTGTGTTTCTATCAGGAGGAAGCTGGAccaacctgaacccagctgtgtgtctatgaacaGTGATCGGTCTATGGAGCATCCTATTAACTTCAAAGATGGACGCCACTCTGATGATCACAGGTGAGGAtttcaaacagataaaaacataatgatgttttcATCAGACTCTTATCAAGTCTCctgtttttaaacctttattgaCTCAGACAAAGTTCCCTGAGCAgcgttcacactcacacagtcagacacattgacactgggagctgcccagtacaaccagtCTCATACAACCACACACTGGTTGTAGCTGCCTTCAGCAGTGTGCAGTGAGGGAGGCAGAGCTTCATGGAGGGTTGGTGAGAGCTGTTGGGACTAAACCAAAGTGGCTCTGAGCTGAAAGCTACAAACAGACTGAGCTGTTGATTCTCAGTGGGATCAGCAGGACTAGTAAAGCTTTACCACTACAGGGAGTCATCTGATTCTCTGTTCACATCCAAATATCACTTGATGGACCTTTAGCTtgagtttgtctctgtgtggacagacataatgtgagctcattcttcatgattcctccacagagtggaccaggagagctcagaggttcccagtggtcagtctgcccagcagcatcaaacacacctggactccatatttatggtctgtacatgtacaacaactacttttacatctattgtgttcacaatcatctccatgctgcactttgtagaccagtggattgtccaacatggatctgatgtttgcttcatgatgttagtttgattgtgtcattcatatattattctgttccagctgctggaggagaacatcgtcacttttgtgaagaatgagctgaagaagatgcagaagcttctgagtccagattacccagaatgcttagagagtcagagtgaggatgaggaagtgttggacggtgaggagaaagagcagaggaggagaagcagagacgcatttctgaagatcacactgcacttcctgaggagaatgaagcaggaggagctggctgagtgtctgcagagcagtaagaggattttaacagatttaacatgatggagaggaaatggaggcaacatgggagaggtttatatttcaaactctgctgtaaatatgctgcacacatctgcatcagatcagaggctgtttgtcctccactgatgagctgaatagatttcatagtgaggaaaatataaacatctgcagtttaatgtttgCATTCTACCAATTTACTGTAGAATCACCTGATtgatttcatgttgtttgttcattcaggaactccTGCTGGCAGGTGTcaacgtaaactcaagtctaacctggagaagaagttccagtgtgtgtttgaggggatcgctaaagcaggaaacccaacccttctgaatcagatctacacaccgctctacatcacagagggagggactgcagaggtcaatgatgaacatgaggtcagacagattgaaacagcatccaggaaaccagacagaccagaaacaacaatcagacatgaagacatctttaaagcctcacctggaagagatgaaccaatcagaacagtgatgacaaagggagtggctggcattgggaaaacagtcttaacacagaagttcactctggactgggctgaagacaaagccaaccaggacatacacttcacatttccattcactttcagagagctgaatgtggtgaaagagaaaaagtacagcttggtggaacttgttcatcacttctttactgaaaccaaagaagcaggaatctgcaggtttgaagagttccaggttgtgttcatctttgacggtctggatgagtgtcgacttcctctggacttccacaacaataagaacctgactgatgttacagagtccacctcagtggatgtgctgctgacaaacctcatcagggggaaactgcttccctctgctcgcctctggataaccacacgacctgcagcagccaatcagatccctccttggtgtgttgacatggtgacagaggtcagagggttcactgacccacagaaggaggagtacttcaggaagagattcagagaagaggagcaggccagcaccatcatctcccacatcaagacatcacgaagcctccacatcatgtgccacatcccagtcttctgctggatcactgctacagttctggaggatgtgttgaaaaggagagaggaaggagagctgcccaagaccctgactgagatgtacatccacttcctggtgattcagtccaaactgaagaacatcaagtatgatggaggagctgagacagatccacactggagtccagagagcaggaagatgattgagtctctgggaaaactggcttttgagcagctgcagaaaggcaacctgatcttctatgaatcagacctgacagagtgtggcatcgatatcagagcagcctcagtgtactcaggagtgttcacacaggtctttaaagaggagagagggctgtaccaggacaaggtgttctgcttcgtccatctgagtgttcaggagtttctggctgctcttcatgtccatctgacattcatcaagtctggagtcaatctgctggaagaacaaacaacatccaggtggtctaaagtctttaaagaCAAACCTGAACCAACatgtttctaccagagtgctgtggacgaggccttaaagagtccaaatggacacctggacttgtgcctccgcttcctcctgggtctttcactgcagaccaatcagactctcctacgaggtctgctgacacagacaggaagtagctcacagaccagtcaggaaacagtcgagtacatcaagaagaagctgagtgagaatgtgtctgcagagagaagcatcaatctgttccactgtctgaatgaactgaatgatcgttctctagtggaggagatccaacagtacctgacatcaggaagtctctccacagataaactgtctcctgctcagtggtcagctctggtcttcatcttactgtcatcagaaaaagatctggacgtgtttgacctgaagaaatactctgcttcagaggaggctcttctgaggctgctgccagtggtcaaagcctccaaaacAGTTCTGTAAGTACACAGATAGtttgatttattcatcattatttcaatatttttctgtcttttaaaaaataagtaactTCTTGCTTGTCatctgtttctttatatttcctttccaggctgagtggctgtaacctGTCAGAGaaaagctgtgcagctctgtcctcagttctcagctcccagtcctctagtctgagagatctggacctgagtaacaacaacctgcaggattcaggagtgaagaacctttctgctggactggagagtccacactgtgaatTGGAAACTCTCAGGTAAGAGCTTCTTACAGTTAATATTAGATATTTTTCTAATCTAAACAGCCACTAAACATCAGGATTTCTGCactttggtatgaaaatgtttcagtttaTCTTTTTCTGATTCAGTTTCATATTCTGTTGCGAGTGATGGGAAGAGAATATCCTGCATATCCAAAGACATTATATGAGTAAATATTTTAACTCAGattatttattgtcttgttcaTCATTGTGTCTccaggctgactgactgtaacctgtcagagagaagctgtgcagctctgtcctcagttctcagctcccagtcctctagtctgagagatctggacctgagtaacaacaacctgcaggattcaggagtgaagcagctttctgctggactggagagtccacactgtggactgaagactctcaggtcaggattcatcaaCCTTTTTAGTTTAGAATACACctataataaagtaaataatcatacgttcttgttttcttcatatGTCAACCAAAAGGTGAAATAACTAAACAAATGAAGCAGTTTCTGACCTAAAAGGTGAAGGCTGAAGCATTTTCTCATAACACCGACCCTACCCGAGTCTTTAGAGTAGATCCCAAtgtacataacaaacacaaacatttataacCTTCAGAGgataaacattaaacctgtgTAGGATTGTCTCTGCTGATGTGATTTGTCAGACCATTTCTTTCTAAACTTCAGCAGCAGAGAATTACTTTCtatgcagatttttattttcttttgtttttgttgttgaattatTGAACACCACTGATGAGTTTACAGATTTCTAACATCTCATTGGACCGGTCTGTAAATTGAACAGTCATGTGATAATTAGCAGATAATATTATTTGAAAGTTCTTAGAAATTGCCCCTAAATGTACCTCACATATCACGGCATTTAAGTGAGCTGTTGCAGGATCATTTCCATTTAGTTTCTGTCTTATACACCACAGTAATCAACAATCAAGATACtagttgaacattttgaaagtctaatTTCTTGCCTGCTTATGTCCTACTTTTACACCTTCAGTAACACAGTGATGCTtttataaagggttagggttgggtccATCACAGTGTTTTTTGGCCAACCAGTGGTTCCACTCGATGAATCTGAGCTTCATCTTCAGAGCTGTGGGTGTTCGGTTCCCTCTGGAGCCGTATCTGTTCTCCTTATAAGTACGCCAGGCTCTCTCAGTGTGTATGAGACGCTGTCTGTAGATGCTCAAAGTGTCTCTGATGGTTGACTTGATAATAGAtgtaaactatttattttgagCCTCAAAATGACTAAAAGATAATTAATTTTAACCTGATACAGTTGAACATCCTTAAGAATACTGCAACTACAATAATGAGTTCTTTACTtcctattttatattatttctaatataaaatgttctttctcCCATCACACATACTGATGATTCATAAATTACACATCTTTGTGTTTCTACTTCACATTTTCCTGAAGAAAACTTGCTACTaccgagaaaaaaaaagatagagtTACGTCACATATATTACGTTACGTTGAGTTATATcacatatatttcacaaaaagtatCACTGCTGCAGACgctaaggagagagaagcatcatgggagaaaactgctgctgagtcagtgtttaagttttaatgcaccactccactgacttaacattcctcttttaaaattgtagcatacaggtgaaaaagtggtgtaacgtaTTTGGAAgcagttaaaaatgaaataagacaaacataattcagaaagtaaggcacattttgctgcGCTATGATTGAACctcactttgattttattcatagttgacATAGGCTCATTAACAAAGTCAATATTAATTCAGTgtctatttcaacatgtagtaatttaaacaCAATGTCCTCTCATCTAATGTCCGgcttagtagattaacatttttacactattttaacaCTTTCATTTAACACAATTTTACATATATGatacatattggagtcattAGGCCAGATGCAATAATATGTtcgtatttttcttcttaaatctgtCGTACTTTTTTCGTGAGGTGGAATTTACGAGTGTGCCACGTCTGATTCACCAAACACTCGTATCACCAGGAGACAGTCGTAAATGACCttcgtaaacatgatgaatcccatcTGTTCTAAATGAACGCGCGTTCCAGagaatagtaaattaacatgaatgacgTCCCCAAAATACCATTTAAGGTCAGACTGAGGTCCCGCTCTCAGAGATAGATCAACAGGaacacagattattatttagtgttagtGGAATTAAAGGtttagagaaagacaaagaatgagtAAAAATGAGCCGTGCTGTGAACGCTGTCTCAGCTGTTGCACcgtcaaagaaataaaaacaaaattgactgaacatgaattatgccaggtgatgtcatcagccaGGGAGTTAAACTATTACTTCCATaagcaatatttcaattaaatgaataaaagttattaataaatagtcAGTTTATATTGTGGAAAAGTAGCTGTGGACGAGTCGCTTTGTAGTTTCGGccgctaatatttatattgtaagttagcattatatcatagtttcaattgtcaatttaaatgactgatatatctACCTACATTGTTAAATAGCCTACTACTTTATACTAAATAACCTAATACTTTTAcaaacagagtaatgtcatcatgattatggattcagaagtgcaatttaatgatCGGGACATACTTGCATCCCCTGTAGTTCACACCCATTACTCTCTAAAATACTGAATAATGAGTTCTTtacttattcttattttacagtGTCAAGAGTCAAGTCAcactgattttatattattctcaATGATTTCACACGACTCTGAAACTACAGACTCACAGTATGAATAGTTTGTTTAGTAGCATTTACTTTtagcatcattaggcttccgtagctgctcctcctacttcaggctctcagtgtagagacctgaggtcaacctgctcctctcctcatctcctactgctgactgtgagaagctgttagttcactaactagaacaacaagcttaatgatccacacgcTGACGTTTTATCATTGACGTGTAAATAAGTGATAGAAAAAACTGTTAGTTTGTGTGTAGGTTTGCAGCATCGTGTCGTTCCTGGTAAGAtgccacacacactttctagttttatgctgagtttaaaaaaacctgaaaagttGACACAGCACTGTGATAAAAGTGCgtctttattcttccttttggCAAAAGCTTCACTCTTCATAAACACATTAGAATGATTTGAACATTTGGATCACAATGACGaggtaaaaacatgctgctgaatcTTCC from Scomber japonicus isolate fScoJap1 chromosome 7, fScoJap1.pri, whole genome shotgun sequence encodes:
- the LOC128362374 gene encoding NACHT, LRR and PYD domains-containing protein 3-like, which gives rise to MKSDRSKEDLIYFKEQRPAAKRRKLDQPEPSCVSMNSDRSMEHPINFKDGRHSDDHRVDQESSEVPSGQSAQQHQTHLDSIFMLLEENIVTFVKNELKKMQKLLSPDYPECLESQSEDEEVLDGEEKEQRRRSRDAFLKITLHFLRRMKQEELAECLQSRTPAGRCQRKLKSNLEKKFQCVFEGIAKAGNPTLLNQIYTPLYITEGGTAEVNDEHEVRQIETASRKPDRPETTIRHEDIFKASPGRDEPIRTVMTKGVAGIGKTVLTQKFTLDWAEDKANQDIHFTFPFTFRELNVVKEKKYSLVELVHHFFTETKEAGICRFEEFQVVFIFDGLDECRLPLDFHNNKNLTDVTESTSVDVLLTNLIRGKLLPSARLWITTRPAAANQIPPWCVDMVTEVRGFTDPQKEEYFRKRFREEEQASTIISHIKTSRSLHIMCHIPVFCWITATVLEDVLKRREEGELPKTLTEMYIHFLVIQSKLKNIKYDGGAETDPHWSPESRKMIESLGKLAFEQLQKGNLIFYESDLTECGIDIRAASVYSGVFTQVFKEERGLYQDKVFCFVHLSVQEFLAALHVHLTFIKSGVNLLEEQTTSRWSKVFKDKPEPTCFYQSAVDEALKSPNGHLDLCLRFLLGLSLQTNQTLLRGLLTQTGSSSQTSQETVEYIKKKLSENVSAERSINLFHCLNELNDRSLVEEIQQYLTSGSLSTDKLSPAQWSALVFILLSSEKDLDVFDLKKYSASEEALLRLLPVVKASKTVLLSGCNLSEKSCAALSSVLSSQSSSLRDLDLSNNNLQDSGVKNLSAGLESPHCELETLRLTDCNLSERSCAALSSVLSSQSSSLRDLDLSNNNLQDSGVKQLSAGLESPHCGLKTLSLSGCLITEEGCASLASALCANPSHLRELDLSYNHPGDSGERILSAGLEDPHWRLDTLSLQPAGVRWLTPGLRKYACELELDPNSMHRFLKLSDNNRKVTRVKEKDQSYPDHPDRFDVYHQLLRNVLTGRCYWEVEKESLLLSEKGSHVI